The following is a genomic window from Haloterrigena salifodinae.
TGTCGTCGGCGACGGACGACGAAGCGCAGCGCGCGGAGGCCGCAGGCTACGTCGATGCGTTCGTCGAGGAGACGGGGTGGCAACCCGACCGCGTCGGCCTCTTCGGAGGGGCCCTCCGGTATTCGAAGTACGGGTTCCTGAAGCGGTTAGTGATGAAGCGGATCGCCAAGGAGGCCACCGGTGATACGGACACAGCTCGGGACTACGAGTACACCGACTGGGAGGAGGTCGAGACGTTCGCGAACGACTTCGCCGCATTTGTCGAGGGACGACTCGGCGTCGCACCGCCGTCGTCGGAGTAACCGACGTCGACGGGAGCAAGGTATCCGAGCAAGCGACGAACCGCGGACTCGAGGCCGGTCGTCACGGCTCGTCGTCGGGTTGGCGCCAGTCGAGAAGCGGCGAGTCCGAATTCGCACAGTCGGGCTCGCCGCAGATTCCCGCGTCGGCACCCGCTCGTTCGACGCCGGCGGCGACGCGCTCGATCTTCCAGTCGGCCTCGTGACCCGTCGCCGACTCGTGGTCGTTGAGTGCGACGCGTGCACTGCCCAGGTTCGCGAACGACTCGCGGAACTCGCAGTCGCGACATTCGAGCACGACGCTGTCCTCGTCCATACAGGACGATCGGCCCAACGCGATGAAAACGCTCCGGTCACGTTTTCAATTGACACTCACTCGTCAGCCGCTCAACAACTCATTGCAGCAACGGTGGTATCAAGAGCACCGCCGCCGCGACGACCGCAATGATGGGATCACTTCGGACTCAAGCGGTCTCGGTTTCGGACCGGTCCGTTTCCCGGACAAACTGTCAATCAGTGTATATAGTATATATCCTTGCATGACGTTAGAGAAACTGGTGAACTACATGAGTACAGTAACTGCGAACACCGAAACGAACGCGCTCGAAACGGAATGGAAAATGCTGGCGGTCGCGGGCGGAATCATCGCGATCCTCGGCATCCTCGCCATGGGACTCCCGTTCGTGACCGGCGTCGCGACGACGTACCTCGTCGGATCGCTCCTGGTGCTCGGCGGACTCGTCCACGGGAGTCGCGCCGTCGCCACGCGCGGAGAAAGCGGAACGCTCTGGCAACTGACGCTCGCTGCGGTCTCGGTTCTGGGCGGTATCGCGGCGCTCGTGAACCCGATCGTCGGCCTGCTGACGCTCACGCTCCTGGTCATCGCGTACCTGCTCGTCGACGCCGTCGTCGAGTTCGGAGCGGCCCTTCGCATGGGACGCGAATCGGGTCGGGGATGGATCGCCGCCAGCGGCGCGCTCTCGCTCGTCCTGGCCGTTCTTCTCCTGGCCGGATTCCCCGCTGACGCCGTCTGGGTCGTCGGCCTCGCCGTCGGCGTGAATCTGTTCGTGACGGGGCTCTCGATGGTCGCCGTGGCGTACGGCGGCCGCCGCCTCGCTCACGACGTCACCCCGCCGACGGGCGAATCCCGTAGCGCGTGAACCGAATTCCCCTTTTTGCTACGCGACGTACTCCCACGAGCCGGTGTAGGCGCCGTACAGGCGTCGAAGCATGCCGGCGTCGGCGAGCAGTTCGATCGCGGTCGACGGTCGACTCGCGACGCGTCGCATCACGGTCGCGGGTCGGCGCGTAACATCGTCGATCGTCAATCCCTCGAGCGCCGCTGCGACCGAGGCCAGGAGGTCGGGGTCCTCGTGTTCGACCCACGCGCCGCGCATCAGCCGTGCGAGCCGGTACTCGGACCGCATCAGCTCGTACAGTTTCCGCGGGTACGCCGACTCGTTTCCGTCGGCGATCAGCGCCGCGAGGAGGTACGCCGATCTGATCCCCTGACAGATCCCTTCGCCCTGATACCGGTTGGCGATCCCGGCCGCGTCGCCGACGAGAAACACGTCGTGCTCGGAGTCGTAGGTGCGGGCGGGATCGAGGCTCGGCCCCCTCGGGATGGTGGCGATATTCACGTCCGCCCGGTCCGGGACAGGAAACGAGTTCCGCTCAGCCGCGGCCTCGAGCGCGCCGAAGTAGTCGTCGGGCCGCCGGTCGCCCGCCCAGCCGATGCCGACGTTCGCGTGATGATCGGTCTTCGGAAACGCCCAGGCGTAGCCAACGTATCCCTCGAAGAAGATCCGCGGCCAGTTCGCGTACGCCGAGAAGTCGCCCTCGACCGTCGCGTTGAGCGCGATCATGTCGCCGGTGTATTCGCGCATCTCTCCGCTCGCTTTGAGCGTCAGGGACGGCTGTCCGGTCGCGTCGATGACGTAGTCGTACGTCTCCACGATGTCGGCGTACTCGCTGGGTGAGATCGATCGGCCGGTCCGGAATTCGACGCCTCTGGCTTCCAACTCCGCCGCCCACCGTCGTTCGACGACGGGTCGCTCGCAGACGTAGCCGGGCTCGCACCGAACGTTCGACGTCGCGAGCGGTCCGGCGTCGCGCGGACGGTTGGTCCCCTCGTACACGCGAAGTTGGAATCCGTCGACATCGTTGACGAACCCGTTTTCGGGCGTCTTCTCGAGCGGGACCAGCGTCGCGTCGTTGATCGCCTCGCCGCAGTCCACGCGCTTCTCGTCGTACTCCTGACGCTCGTAGACGGTCACCCGGTCTACGTCCGCGAGTCGGCGCAGACCCGTTGCCGCCGCGAGTCCCGAAACCGATCCGCCGAGCACCGCCGCAGTCGGCTGCGTGTCGTCCATCGCTGTGTCCCCGCCCGAAACCAACCGTCTCGATGGTAATGAGACTAGTTGATTCTCCATCACTTTCGGACACTCACGGGACGAGAGGGGTCTCGTCGGCCGAACGATTCTCGGGTGCTGGCGGCGACTCGAGTCGACTCTGAGAGCGTTTCTCATCGACGACTGCGACATCGGGGGACGTAGGACCAGAAACAGTTTTCATGATCGGCCCAATACTGTACAGTATGACGCTTCCCATCGATTCTGGCCGTCGCGGTTCGATCTCTCGGATCGCACGGTTCGTCGGAACGACACTGGACGAGCAGATAGCTGGAATCGTCGTCGAGGCCAGCGAACTCATCGAGAATGTCACGGAGGAGCCGTAACCGTGGGCTACCACACGTTCGACGCCGGGCGGGCGGACAAGCTCGAACGGGCCGAACGGCGATACCGATTCCTCTCGGCCGAGGAACTGCTGTGGGCGCTCTCGCTCTCGCCGGACGACACCGTCGCCGACCTCGGCAGCGGGACCGGTTTCTTCACCGACGACGTCGCGCCCCACGCCGGCGCGGTCCACGCGGTCGACGTTCAGGAGGCGATGCACGAGTACTACCGAGAGAAGGGCGTCCCGGAGAACGTTGCCCTCGTGACCAGCGACGTGAGTGACCTCCCGTTCGACGACGACGCACTCGACGCCGCGTTCTCGACGATGACCTACCACGAGTTCGCGAGCGACGACGCGCTCGCGGAACTCCGACGGGTCCTCGCGCCCGGCGGGCGACTCGTCGTCGTCGACTGGGCCGCGACCGGCTCTGGCGAGGACGGGCCGCCGGTCGACGAGCGATACGGCGCCGACGAGGCGGCGACCGCTCTCCGCGACGCCGGGTTCGATATCGAACACGAGGCCGTCCGCTCGGAAACGTTCCTGTTGATCGCGACGCTCGAGTGAGTTTCCAGCCCCGTTTCACCAGTTTTTGATACTTCGTAACTCCCTTTCAGAAACCGACAAGGTAAACCACGTCTATCATATAGTGGATCCAAATGAGTCGTGG
Proteins encoded in this region:
- a CDS encoding HdeD family acid-resistance protein codes for the protein MSTVTANTETNALETEWKMLAVAGGIIAILGILAMGLPFVTGVATTYLVGSLLVLGGLVHGSRAVATRGESGTLWQLTLAAVSVLGGIAALVNPIVGLLTLTLLVIAYLLVDAVVEFGAALRMGRESGRGWIAASGALSLVLAVLLLAGFPADAVWVVGLAVGVNLFVTGLSMVAVAYGGRRLAHDVTPPTGESRSA
- the hemG gene encoding menaquinone-dependent protoporphyrinogen IX dehydrogenase gives rise to the protein MVSILVLYGTGEGQTAKVAETIAEALEERGHEATVTDVAAESGSVDVDEFDAVLVGASIHVGKQQAAIRTFVTERRDALESCPTGFFQVSLSSATDDEAQRAEAAGYVDAFVEETGWQPDRVGLFGGALRYSKYGFLKRLVMKRIAKEATGDTDTARDYEYTDWEEVETFANDFAAFVEGRLGVAPPSSE
- a CDS encoding DUF7542 family protein; translated protein: MDEDSVVLECRDCEFRESFANLGSARVALNDHESATGHEADWKIERVAAGVERAGADAGICGEPDCANSDSPLLDWRQPDDEP
- a CDS encoding NAD(P)/FAD-dependent oxidoreductase: MDDTQPTAAVLGGSVSGLAAATGLRRLADVDRVTVYERQEYDEKRVDCGEAINDATLVPLEKTPENGFVNDVDGFQLRVYEGTNRPRDAGPLATSNVRCEPGYVCERPVVERRWAAELEARGVEFRTGRSISPSEYADIVETYDYVIDATGQPSLTLKASGEMREYTGDMIALNATVEGDFSAYANWPRIFFEGYVGYAWAFPKTDHHANVGIGWAGDRRPDDYFGALEAAAERNSFPVPDRADVNIATIPRGPSLDPARTYDSEHDVFLVGDAAGIANRYQGEGICQGIRSAYLLAALIADGNESAYPRKLYELMRSEYRLARLMRGAWVEHEDPDLLASVAAALEGLTIDDVTRRPATVMRRVASRPSTAIELLADAGMLRRLYGAYTGSWEYVA
- a CDS encoding class I SAM-dependent methyltransferase, which gives rise to MGYHTFDAGRADKLERAERRYRFLSAEELLWALSLSPDDTVADLGSGTGFFTDDVAPHAGAVHAVDVQEAMHEYYREKGVPENVALVTSDVSDLPFDDDALDAAFSTMTYHEFASDDALAELRRVLAPGGRLVVVDWAATGSGEDGPPVDERYGADEAATALRDAGFDIEHEAVRSETFLLIATLE